A genomic region of Antennarius striatus isolate MH-2024 chromosome 2, ASM4005453v1, whole genome shotgun sequence contains the following coding sequences:
- the LOC137603535 gene encoding transketolase-like produces the protein MADYHKPDQQTLQALKNIASRLRINSIKATTAAGSGHPTSCCSIAEIMSVLFFHTMKYRPEDPRNPNNDRFILSKGHAAPILYAVWAEVGFLKENELLNLRKIESILEGHPVPKQQFVDVATGSLGQGLGAACGMAYTGKHFDKASYRVFCLLGDGELSEGSVWEAMAFASYYQLNNLVAILDINRLGQSDPTPLQHHVEKYQRRCEAFGWHAAVVDGHNVEELCKVLGQTRHQPLAIIAKTMKGKGIPAAEDKMGWHGKPLSKDMAESVIKELQGRIVSCSKRISPSPPNEDASPVSLRNVRMPSEPSFKVGDKIATRKAYGMALAKLGRNNDHVVVLDGDTKNSTFSELFKNEHPDRYVECFIAEQNMVSVAIGCAVRERNVVFASTFATFFSRAYDQLRMAAISESNINVCGSHCGISIGEDGPSQMGLEDLAMFRAIPTATIFYPSDGVSAEKAVELAANTKGLCFIRTSRPENNIIYNSREDFHVGQAKVVYKSSEDHVTVVAAGVTLHEAFAAAEQLKKEKIHLRLIDPFTIKPLDGKTIIDNARATRGRIITVEDHYYEGGLGEAVCSAVVNENGFTVHRLAVSQVPRSGKAHELLQAFGIDRDSIVQAVHKMLSGSANSK, from the exons ATGGCGGACTACCATAAACCGGACCAGCAGACGCTGCAGGCGCTCAAGAACATCGCTTCCCGGCTTCGGATCAACTCCATCAAGGCGACAACTGCAGCTGGCAGCGG TCATCCCACATCATGCTGCAGCATAGCAGAGATCATGTCTGTGCTGTTCTTTCATACCATGAAGTATCGACCTGAAGACCCCCGTAACCCCAACAATGACCGCTTCATCCTTTCCAAG GGTCACGCAGCTCCTATACTGTATGCCGTCTGGGCGGAGGTGGGCTTCCTGAAGGAGAACGAGCTCCTCAACCTACGTAAGATCGAATCCATCCTGGAGGGGCACCCTGTGCCG AAGCAGCAGTTTGTGGATGTGGCCACTGGATCTCTGGGTCAGGGGCTGGGAGCTGCCTGTGGAATGGCATACACTGGAAAACACTTTGACAAGGCCAG cTACCGGGTGTTCTGCCTGTTGGGGGATGGGGAGCTGTCTGAGGGCTCGGTGTGGGAGGCCATGGCCTTCGCCTCGTACTACCAgctaaacaacctggtggccatCCTGGACATCAACCGTCTGGGTCAGAGTGACCCGACTCCACTCCAGCACCACGTGGAGAAGTACCAGCGACGATGTGAGGCCTTTGG CTGGCACGCCGCCGTCGTGGACGGTCACAACGTAGAGGAGCTGTGTAAGGTTCTGGGTCAGACGCGCCATCAGCCGCTGGCCATCATCGCCAAGACTATGAAGGGAAAGGGCATCCCAG CGGCTGAGGATAAGATGGGTTGGCACGGGAAGCCCCTGAGCAAAGACATGGCCGAAAGCGTGATCAAGGAGCTGCAGGGCCGAATCGTCAGCTGCAGCAAACGCATCTCTCCATCGCCGCCTAACGAAGACGCGTCGCCTGTCAGCCTCCGTAACGTCCGCATGCCGAGCGAACCCAGCTTCAAAGTGGGAGACAAG ATCGCTACGAGGAAGGCCTACGGGATGGCTCTGGCCAAGCTGGGCCGTAACAACGACCACGTGGTGGTTCTGGATGGAGACACCAAGAACTCCACCTTCTCTGAGCTCTTTAAGAACGAACACCCCGACCGCTACGTGGAGTGCTTCATCGCAGAGCAGAAcatg GTGAGTGTGGCGATCGGTTGTGCCGTACGGGAGAGGAACGTCGTGTTTGCCAGCACCTTCGCCACGTTCTTCAGCCGGGCCTACGACCAGCTGCGCATGGCCGCCATCTCTGAGAGCAACATCAACGTCTGCGGCTCCCACTGTGGCATCTCAATCG GTGAGGACGGACCCTCTCAGATGGGTCTCGAGGATCTGGCCATGTTTCGAGCCATACCTACAGCGACCATCTTCTACCCTAGTGATGGCGTCTCCGCTGAGAAAGCTGTGGAGCTCGCTGCTAACACTAAG GGTTTATGTTTTATCCGGACAAGTCGCCCGGAGAACAACATCATCTACAACAGCAGAGAGGACTTCCATGTTGGTCAGGCTAAG GTTGTGTACAAAAGCAGTGAGGACCATGTGACTGTCGTGGCAGCAGGAGTCACCCTTCATGAGGCTTTTGCTGCTGCTGAACAGCTGAAGAAAG AAAAAATTCACCTCCGCTTGATCGACCCGTTCACCATCAAACCTCTGGACGGCAAGACGATCATTGACAACGCCAGGGCGACCAGAGGACGCATCATCACGGTGGAGGATCACTACTAtgaag GTGGTCTCGGTGAGGCGGTGTGCTCCGCTGTGGTGAATGAGAACGGCTTCACCGTGCACCGCCTGGCGGTGTCCCAGGTGCCCCGCAGCGGAAAGGCCCACGAGCTGCTCCAGGCCTTTGGCATCGACCGCGACTCCATCGTTCAGGCAGTCCATAAGATGCTCAGTGGCTCTGCTAACTCCAAGTAA